The Microcystis aeruginosa NIES-843 sequence ATCTTTTCGATACTCCTCTCAATTCAATTAACGGTTCTTTAATCATCGCTTAATTATCTTATAACCTCTGGAATTTTAGGGAAGTGGGGAAGTCTGACAGGTGTAGGTATTTTACAACTAAGAGGAAGGGGAGTAGTAAAAAGCATCAACGGGGGTGGGAGGGAAAGAACTCCAACGATGAAGGTGAATCGATAAACCTTTCAGTAAATCAGCAACTAGGGTAATAGAACCCAGAAGAAAACAAGAAAGCTGACGTAGAGGTTTGAGGTGGAGAGTTTTACTAAAGACAGTATGTTGGGGGGGAAGTGGCGACAAATTGGGTTCAGGAGATTGATTTTCCGCTTCTCCTCCCAGCATAACCATCCAGAGAGTAGCTACAGCCATAGCTAACCAAAGGCGTTCGGCACGCTCTGGGTCAAGCAGGCGAGTGTTTTGCCATTGCCAGCCGTCGGATTTGAGGTCGCGGTAAACACACTCCGTAGAAGGACGTAAGCCATACCAGAGGGCATCAGCCCTTTGGGGTGACAAGTCGGTCAAAACTAACCACGGCTCTTGATAGCCAGAATCCCAACGGGCAAGCAAGGTACAGGCCAAGCAGCAATTCTCATTTTAAAAAGTAACAAGTGATACAGACAGAAACAAAGCTTTAAGCAAGCTACAAAATGCGCTCCCGCGAGTGCGACTGCATCGCAGAGAAGTGAGTATATAGAGTATTTATACTCAAAATATTTGAAAGATGGGAGCAATCTAGAACAAAAGTTCTCTACATCAGAAAGAGAACCAAATAAAAATTGATGATTGTTGTCTGTTGAGGTAAAATTATTAAGTTGGAAATATTAATTAATCAAACTGTTCTGCGATGACGAAAAAGGCTGTGACTTGAGAAATTCCTGAATTAATACAATTTTTAGTTCAAGAATTACATGACTTACCCGATGACAGAAAACCAGGAAACAATACCAAATATCAGGTAGAAGATGCAGTTAAGGCGGCTTTTTCGGTTTTTTTTACTCAGTCACCTTCTTTTTTAGAGCATCAACGTTTGATGAAAAGTAGTAAGGGAAAAGATAATGCTTCAAGTTTATTTGGTATCAAAAAAATACCTGGTGATAATCAAATCAGAAACCTGTTAGATCCTATCCCAGCTGCCACAATATTTGGCTCTTTTCAACAAGTCTATCAATGGTTAAAAAAACCGGGAGTTATTAAAAAATTTTTCTACTTAGATGAGGAAATTTTAATAGCTTTAGATGGTACGGAATATTTTTCTTCAAAGAAAATTAGTTGTCCCCATTGTAATTGCCGCAATCCTCGTAATGGAACGACAACTTATTTTCATGGTTGCGTCACGCCAATTGTGGTTTCTCCTGAGCAAAAACAAGTGATTAATTTAGAACCAGAATTTATTAAAAAACAAGATGGGCAGCAAAAACAAGATTGTGAAAATGCGGCTGTTAAAAGATGGTTAGATAAGAATCATCAAAAGAAGTATGGTTATCCCGTAACCCTGTTAGGAGATGACTTATACTCTCGCCAACCTATCTGTGAGTTAGCTCTAAAACAAGGTTATAATTTTATTTTTGTTTGTCTTGAAACTTCTCATAAAACCTTATATGAATGGCGAGAATTTTTAGAAAAAAGTGGAGAAGTTAAAACCGTAGAAAAGAAACAATGGGATGGACGAAAGAATCTCATTTATCGTTATCGTTATGTTTCTAGAGTTCCTCTGAGAGAGGTCGAGTCAAGTCTCGAAGTTAATTGGTGTGAAGTCACGGTCATTAATGAAAAAACACAGAAAATTATCTATCAAAATAATTGGATTACCAATCATCAAATTACTGAAAATAATGTTGAAAAAATTGTCAAAGCTGGACGCAGCAGATGGAAAGTTGAGAATGAAGGAAATAACGTTCTTAAAAATCACGGTTATAATTTAGAACATAATTTTGGTCATGGTCAAAGTCATTTATGCGAGTTCTTGTTGTCTTTAAATTTACTAGCTTTTTTATTTCATACCGTTTTAGATTTAGTTAATCATACTTATCAAAAGATTCGTGAGTTATTAGTTACTCGCACCAGTTTTTTTAATGATATTCGTACTTTATTAAAATATTTTTGGTTTAAGAATTGGTCAGAGTTTTTCTTGTTTATTCTTACCGAATATGTCCCGCTCAAAAAAATAAATTCTAGTTAAAAATGTCAATTTTTCGAGAGAAGGAAAGATTATTTTATTCATTGAAAAAACCACAAATTAGGTCAGAATTTCAGCTAAATTTATGAGTTGAGATAAGTTTTTTATGGGCAGATATTTTAAAACTGTCTCTTGAAGCTAATTATGATGATTATCTTGAAAAAAAATGATAATTAGACAGAAGTTCTCTTGTTCACATAGAGAACTTTATCTTCTTTTGTTTTCAAAATGAGAATTGCTGGTGGGGAAGTGGGGGAATGGGGGAATTTTAACTAAAACCCTAAACCCCCAAAACCCTAAAACCCCAAAACCTTCCAACTCTCCAGAAACTTAACTCAGGCTGAGGAAGCCTCAACCAGTTGAAAGCCAAGGGATTGCGCCTTTTTCGAGAGATTGTTGATGACCCGTTGACGATACTGTTGTTCGTAATCATCTGCTCCCAGTTCTTGATAGGATTGTTTGGTCGTCCACAGATGATAAAAAATCCGCGCTATTTTATGTGCCGTAGCCGTAATCGCCTTGGCCGCACCAGCGCGGCGATAAAGACGACGATAAAAAGCCCCCAAAGCGCAACTAGAACGACTGACTGCTTGAGCGGCTAATCTAAAGGCCGTGGCGGCTCGATTGACAACTTTACGAGTTTGTGAGCTTTTGACTTTTCCGCTCCCGCCGCCTTGGCATTGATGATGTTTAACTTCTGGTCACTACTTTGGGTTTTTGAAGACTTGTTTCGGGATTTGGTCATGGCTTTCTTGGCTCCGAGTTATGATCGGGGAAGTACCCTTGTTCTAGGAAGGGTTTTTTATTTGATTCTCGACCACGGGTTCAAGAGTTAATCCTCGTCTCGCCAATTCTTTTTTCCTCTTTCCTAGGGACCTAGCTGATAATCGGGTCTCATGACACCATTGTTACTCCGGTTTGAGTTCAGGATACTTCCAGATTTAGAATATCAGGGCTTGTCCCTAGTTTCTCTTTTTCTTTTTAGGGCGCTTTGCGTCCTTCAGGAGCTGATCACTGATTCCCGTCTCCTGACTGCCAAAAACGTTACTATAAAAATAAATATAAATAATTGTTAAGAAAATGACGCAAATTACCGTTATTGGTGCAGGGATTGGCGGACTAACGGCGGCGGCATTATTGGCGCGTCGAGGTTATCAAGTCACAGTATATGATCAGGCGCTTGTCCCCGGAGGTTGTGCCTCGACTTTTTGCCGTCGGGGTTTTACTTTTGACGTGGGGGCAACTCAAGTGGCAGGATTAGAAGTAGGGGGCATTCATCAGCGCATTTTTGCCGAATTAGGGATAGATTTACCCGATTCTGTCCCTTGCGATCCCGCTTGTGCCGTTTTTCTGCCGGGGGAAACCACTGCGATTAACGTCTGGCGCAATCCGCAAAAGTGGCAAGAGGAAAGACAAAAACAATTTCCGGGCAGCGAACCTTTTTGGCAATTATTACAAAAACTCTTTCAAGCAAGTTGGCGTTTTCAAAGTCGCGATCCAGTTTTACCCCCGCGCAACTGGTGGGATTTAGGGCAATTAATCTCCGCTTTGCGTGTAGATACTGCCATTACCTTCCCTTTTACTTTGATGACTGTGGGCGATGCTCTGCGATTATACGGCTTAGAGACAGATAAACGCCTAAAAACCTTCCTTGATCTCCAGTTAAAGCTTTATTCCCAAGTTACTGCCGATGAAACCGCTTTACTTTATGCCGCCACCGCTTTAGCAGTTTCTCAGTCTCCCCAAGGTTTATCCCACCTTCAGGGTAGTATGCAGGTATTAAGCGATCGCCTAGTAGCAGCTTTGGAAAAATACGGCGGTAAATTGCAAATGCGCCACACAGTGGAAAAAATACTGACAGAAAAGGGAAAAGCCACGGGAATTATCGTCAGAAATCAAAAAAATGGGCAAATACATCCAGAAATGGCCGATGAGATTGTCGCTAATATCCCGATCCAAAATTTACCACAATTAATCGATCGCGAAGCCATTCCCAGTCTTTATCACCGGAGAATCGAAAAACTTCCCCCCGCATCCGCTGCTTTTGTGGTTTACTTAGGAGTCGATCGCGCTGCTATTCCCCCCGATTGTCCCCCCCATTTGCAATTCCTCTACGATGACGATGGCATGATCGGCGAAAATAACTCTTTGTTTGTTTCCGTGAGTAAAGAAGGGGATGGTCGCGCTCCAGTGGGAAAAGCGACGATTATTGCTTCTTCCTTCACCGATACCAGTCTTTGGTGGCGAAAAGGAGAAGATAATTATCAGCAATTAAAAGCAGCATACACCCAAGAGGCGATCAATCGTCTCGGTAATTATTTCCATCTTAGTCCTGATCACATCGTTCACATCGAATCAGCTACACCTCGCACTTTTGAACGGTTTACAGGGCGAAATCAGGGCATTGTCGGCGGTATTGGTCAAAGACTGTCCACTTTTGGCCCTTTTGGAGTAGCGACGCGCACTCCGATCCCCCATCTTTGGTTAGTGGGAGATTCCACCCATCCGGGAGAAGGTACTGCCGGAGTCAGCTATTCGGCGCTAACGGTAGTTAGACAGATTGAAAATAAATTATTAGCTTCTAGTTAAGTGGGTGGGTGGAATTAAATCCGACATTCCGCACATCTTCATATACCTTTATATATTTTTACATTCCCCAAGATGTTTTGACGAAAAAGCTTCATTGTAGAAACTACTATTGAGAACATTTTCAATAATTGATTTTTTCTGAGAAAACAAATTACAATTCTTCACCTTGATGAAAATCGATCCTTGTAGCTACAATCTTTACTGGCAAAGGGTTGTAAGCAATGTATTAGTAAAAATTATCAATTGAATGTTAAGAAGTGCGGAAGGTGGGTTGTAATTATTCTGTACAAAGATGAGAGGATTTTTCGTACCTGCTCTGATACTCTGGTTTTTATTCACCTTTAATGAGAGGAAATAACCTAGTGAAGCTCAATGCCCTTAATTCTTTAGCTTTCGCCACAGGGACAGTAACTCTACTGTTAAGTAGCGTGTCTTCTGTTAGTGCTTATACCATTTATACAAATCGGACTGCCTGGGAAGCGGCACTCGCCACGAACCCCTCGTACAAGATTACCACCGATACCTTTAGCAATACTATTTCTTCGGCACAGTCAATTACCCTAGATTCAGGGATTGTTTCCACTAATTCCGCTCCTCCCACACTGCCTAATTCGTTTAATAACAACAGTGTCAGCATCGTCAATTCTGGTGTTTACGATAATGCTTCCGGTACACTTACGGGTGCTTCTGATACCATAACCTGGCAGTTTCCTGCTACCGTGTTGGCTTTTGGTGCTGACTTTTCCCGCATTGATGAGTTATAGTCATTTCAATTAAGATTGAGAATATCAATGCCAGAGTTCATAAGGGTTTAACTGGTCTAGAGTGTATCAGACTTATCTGAAATGACTATAACTCTTACTGGCAATTTCGATGGCACAGGAGACCAAACTATTTCTATCAATCCTACAATTGGTGGAGAGAATGGGTTTCTCGGTATTATCGGGACAGCAGAATTTAGTTCTGTTATCTTTGCCAATAATACAACAGCTGTCGATAGTTTTAGTATTGACAATGCTTCTTTTGCTACCAAAGTTCCTGAACCCAATGCGGTTGTTGCTTTCGCCATACTTGGGGGTAGTCTGTTCTTAATTAAGAAAGCCAAGGGCAGCTGACTGGCTGATAATCAGTAATCAGTGAAAAGATGGCAAGAAACTGCTATTTAATACTGCACACTTACCACATACTGCTCACTTAAAACTCAAATCTGTTAACTGTTAACTTACCCACTGATAACTGATAACTGATAACTGATAACTGTTATAAAGCGCCGGCTGCCGTGCGATCGAGTATTCCCGCTCCTAGATGAGAGGTAATATTAATTGCTTGTAGGACCGGTTGAGAGTCAACCCCTTTGGGATAATCGATAACACTAACCGCACCATTTCCCTGTTTAATATTCCAGAAATTGGCGGGTTTTAAACCCAATAAATAACAAAGAATCACCTTATTAATGGCATCGTGAGCTACTACCATAATTGTCTTAGGACTATCGCTATTACTATAGGTTTTAACGATTTGCCGCCAACAAGCGATCGCTCGATCCCAAACCTCTTGTAAATTCTCCCCTTCCGGCATTTGTACGGTTTCCGGGGCATTTTTCCAGTCTTCTAACATCCCGGGGAAACTCGCTTCAATTTCCTCCTCTAATTTACCTTCCCAAAGTCCGTGACAGATTTCCGTCAGATCTACTTGGGTATCTAAGGTGACATCGGGGTGATATTGCAGGATAATTTGGGCAGTTTCCTTGGGACGGGACAAAGGACTGGTGACAGCGTGATCGATCGCCGTTTCTCGCAGAAATTCGGCGGCTTTCTCAGCTTGAGCTTTGCCATTATCATTGAGAGGAATATCGCGCACACCTTGAAAACGTTTATCCCGATTCCATTGGGTTTCTCCGTGACGCACCAGCAGCAGCCTCGAACCTTGGAAAGGAGGACGCGGTGGGGGTAAAGCTATCCCTAGGTGTGCCGTTTGATTGAGGGATTCCACCTGCACAGGATCACCAAAATCACCCGTAAAATTGAGAACATTAACGCAACAGTTAGATTGTTGTAGGGAATGGTATAAGGAAACCGGAATACCGATGGCACTGAGGATTAAACAGCGATTAATGCCGTTATGGGCAACAATGAGGATAGTTTTGCCCTCGTGTTGGGGAATAATTTCTCGCCAAAAATCTTGGGCTTGTTGATAGAGAGAGAGAACGGGATAATGTTCTTGACCATCGGGCAGTATCATCTTAAATTCGTGAGGTTTTTGGTGCCAATCCCGATATTCTTGAGGGTATTGAGCTTTTACCTCCTCTTTGACCATATTTTCCCAGATAGGCAGATCGATTTCTAGTAACTGCGAAGTGGGTTGAATGACGGGAGAATTATTTAAACGAGACTGAATCACCTCAGCAGTAGATTTGGCTCTTTGGAGAGGACTACAGTAAAAAGCGGCGATATCGATTTGACTGAGGGCATTTCCTACTTTTTCCGCGTCCAGATGGCCTTTTTCTGTCAAAACCGAGCCATCACTGCGACCTTGTATTTTCTGCTCTGCGTTATAACTGCTTTGTCCATGACGAACAATAATCACACGAGTAGCCAAGCGGTTCAGTCTCCTTAACTAAAAGTCTCAATATCAGATTACAGGCGATCGGGATCGGAGTACAAATCAGTGATCAGTAATCAGTAATCAGTAATCAGTGGGGAGCAGGGAGAGGAAGTCCGAGCATTTGTACTAAAATTTCTCAGATACAGTTTCAATGCAGGACAGAATATCAAAACTTCCTGACATGAAAATCTCTTGGGGATCAAGGGGTTGGCAATTTTGTCAAGAAATCATGACAAGGTACTTGTTCAAAATCGGAATCTTACTGTTTAATAGGTATTTATAACAAGCGATTCCCTTGATCCCCATCGAGTGGATCTCTCGTTCACAAAGCAATCGATGAGTAGTTAGAAGGATTACCCAGATAACTGCTTTTGCAAATGCCCAAAAACATTTGCCGTCGTAACTAATCGGAGAGCGTCAACTCATGGTTCCAGAATACCCCCCCTTAGATGAGATGACCTTGCGGCAACTACGACGAGTTGCCAGTCAATACAGCATCTCTCGTTACAGTCGGATGCGGAAAACGCAGTTAATCGAGTCAATTACCCAAGCTATGGGAGTAAGCGGCAATTTTAAATCTATTATTAAAGAGGAAAAACCAGTGGAAGCAGCAAAATTTGAATTAGGTCAAGCTAACCCGATCGAAGATATCCTAGGTTCAGTGGATGATGGTTTAGGAGATCTGCCCGGGGGCTACGGTGAAAATCGCATCACCCTCCTACCTCGCGATCCTCAGTGGGCCTATGCTTACTGGGATATCCCCAACGAATCAAAAGAAGATCTCCGTCGTCAAGGGGGACAACAGTTAGCCCTGCGTCTTTATGATGTCACCGATATCGATCTCAATAGCCAAGGCGCGCATAGCGTCCAAGAATATCTCTGTGATGAATTAGCCCGGGAATGGTATTTACCGATTCCGGTCAGCGATCGAGATTATGTTATCGATATCGGTTATCGTTGTGCCGATGGTCGTTGGTTAGTTTTGGCCCGTTCTCCTTTAGTGCGGATTCCTCCCGTCTATCCTTCCGACTGGATTGAAGATATTTTTGTCACCGTTAACTGGGAAGAAGAACTGGTGGGTAAAACTGTTTACGAACTCGTTCCCCCCAGCAAACGCTACGGCAGCAGCGCCGGAACCACGGGAAGCCCTATCTACGACCAAATTTTCGAGAGTGTCGGCGATATCGAGGCCCTACGGGTGGCCGGTTCCTTGTTTGGTTCCATGCAGCACGTCGCTGGTTCCGTACCGATGTCGGAAGTGATCAGTTCTTATGTATTCCCCTCTGGGGTTGGTATGTGGGCAGTTCCCACGGTATCGGGACTAACTGCTTCCGGTATAGGCATAACTGCTTCCGGTATCGGTATGGGTGCTTCGGAAACCCTACAACGTCCGCGCAAATTCTGGTTAGTTGCCGATGCCGAATTAATCGTCTATGGTGCTACGGAACCCGATGCCACCGTAACTATCGGTGGTCGTCCGATTAAACTCAATCCCGATGGCACTTTCCGCTATCAGATGTCCTTCCAAGATGGTTTAATCGATTATCCGATTATGGCCGTGGCCGCCGATGGTGAACAAAATCGTTCTATCCACATGAAATTTACCCGGGAAACCCCTTCTCGCAATACCAACACTAAAGATGAGGCGGTTCTAGAATGGTTATTCTAGATCGGGTTTTCTAACGTTACCAAAGCCAACCTAATTACTTCCCCCTAACTGAGATTTAGTTAGGGGATTTTTTTCGAGAAGTTAACGGCAAGCTACCGAGGGGGTTGCTTGCCGCTATCAACTTCTATTCCCAAATCTGACAGCTTAGATCGCCCGATTTTTGGGAAAGACGCAGATTTTCACCGTAATCGACGGGAACATCGATCACCGTAGGCACCTCTTGCCGGAAAGCCTCCTCTAGTGTCGGGATCAAATCCTGAGTAGATTCCACCCGATAGCCTTTTAATCCCATACTTTCGGCAAATTTAACAAAATCGGGATTACCAAACTTAATAAAAGAAGATGTCCCAAAATAGTTTAACTGCTTCCATTCGATTAAACCGTAACCGCCATCATTAAAGATGAGAGTGACGAAGGGAGTTCCCACCCGCAAAGCTGTCTCCAATTCCTGACAATTCATCATAAAACCGCCGTCCCCCGTCACCGCCACAATGCGCTTATTGGGATAAACTAACTTAGCGGCGATCGCACCAGGGATAGCAATACCCATAGCGGCGAAACCGTTAGAAATAATGCAAGTATTGGGACAATCGGAGTGATACTGGCGCGCCATCCACATTTTATGAGCGCCCACGTCACAAATAGCGATATCTTCCGGTCCCATCACCTGACGCAGATCGTAGATCAATTTTTGTGGCTTGATCGGAAAACCCGTATCATTGGCATAGGTTTCGTAATCGGCCCGAATTTCCGTCTTTAATCCCGCGGTGACGGGAGTTGGTTTATTCTGGCGATCGGCCCGTTTGAGGATATCGATGAGAGAATCGGTGATATCACCCACCACTTCCACCACCGGGGCATAACTGCTGTCAATTTCCGCCGGAGTCATGCCGATGTGAATAATCGGTAATTTACCGTCTGGATTCCATTTTTTCGGGGAATACTCGATTAAATCGTAACCAACAGCGATAATTAAATCACTGCGCTCGAAGGCACAACTAATCAAATCCCGTTGCTGTAATCCTACCGCCCAAAGAGCCAGAGGATGGGTATAGGGAATCACCCCCTTACCCATAAAAGTGTTAGCCACAGGGATATTCAAGGCCGTGGCGAATTCCGTTAAAGCCTCACTAGCATTAGCGCGAATTGCCCCATTTCCCGCCAAAATCAAGGGATTTTTCGCTTTAGAAATCACCGCCGCCGCCATGTTCAAAGTCCGATAGGAAGCGTAAACTTTTTCCTGACTATCGAGGGGCAAGGGATGACCATCGGCAGCCATAGCGGCGATATTTTCGGGAAGATCGATATGAACTGCCCCCGGTTTCTCACTTTGGGCGGTTTTAAAGGCTCTCCGTACCACTTCTGGGGTGATACCCGGCCGCACGATTTGTTTATTCCATTTCGTCACCGGGGCGAACATGGCCACCAGATCCAGGTATTGATGGGATTCAATGTGCATCCGATCGGTTCCCACCTGGCCGGTGATGGCCACTAAGGGCGCCCCATCGAGGTTAGCATCGGCTACCCCTGTCATCAGGTTAGTCGCCCCCGGTCCTAAAGTGGAGAGACAAACCCCCGCTTTTCCCGTCAAGCGTCCATAGACATCGGCCATAAAAGCCGCGCCCTGTTCGTGACGGGTGGTGATAAATTTGATCGAGGAGTTTTTCAGGGCTTCCAAAACATCGAGGTTTTCTTCCCCGGGTAGCCCAAAAATATACTCGACCCCTTCATTCTCTAGACATTTAACTAGAAGTTCGGCTGTGTTTAATTCCCCCATAGTTCCCTCCTGTAGAGCTTACTTCATCAGTAAAGTCTCTAGAGATAGTTCATCCCGGCGGATTGAGGTTGTTGCGCTCAACTCGTCGGGATGATATCAGTAGACTATATGTACCAATGTAGCTGACTAAAATTTTGTTTAAGTCTATCCATATACCATTGTGACTTAGATCTTGACCCTTGGCAGATTATTTATTAGCACAATTGGGGAGAATTTTTTTTAGGCCGTTAATTCTTCGGCAGCGTGGGCTAGTTGGGCGGCGACTTTGGCTAGATAGGGACGACTTAACCACCAGATAAAGGGGGACAGCCAACCCCGCAGAGTGACAGAATAGGAAATATAACTACCACAGAGGGTTGATTCCACTTGGTAGGTCATTTTCTGTTCCATGCCCGGGATAGCGAGAACTCTGAGGCTGAGGAGTTCCCCGGGGCGGACATTTTCCACGAAAACCCGGATAGGAATGGGAGTCAGACGGGTGACAGCTTGATAGATTAACCCTGGTTTAGCGATTAAACCCAAGGGAACATCAGCCTTGGCGATCAAAGGATGCCAAGAGACATCGGCCACATTGATTAATTTTTGCCAGAGGACATCGACGGGGGCGGTACTGACCACCCGATAGGTTTTGTAGAGTGAAAACTTACAGAATAGTCTGCCTTTGGCCGCTACAATCCTTAAGGAAAAATTGAGAATCACCGATTGCCTCCCGCAAAAATAATCTAGGGAATCTTCTATTTTGACATACCCCACGCCGTAAACGGACGTGGATTCTTCTCGCATCACTGCTGTGAATTTCTGGCTCAACGAGTCCACTTGAATTAGATTCCTGGCGAAATCCCACCCAGAGGTGGTTCTCTCCTCAGACTTTCGCGACCTTACAGAAGCCTGTTTTCGGGGGCCCCTACGATACAGTTCCAAACCTCTAAAATACTTGGTTTCTCTGGTACTTGGTGCTGAGAATTTTTACCTATAGGAGCATTCCCCTAGTGGGACTTAAACAAATTTCAAGCCCAAACAAAGCCTAAACTGGCTTTGTAAGCGGCAAACACATCCCGATTCTCGGTCAGCCACTCAAAGAAACGGAAAGACATCGCTGTCCGAAAAGCTTCCAAGGCTTCCACAAAAGTGTTTAAAGGTCGATTCGCCCACCGCCTTTGCAATCCCCCAGTTAACTGATGCCACAGGATAAATGTATAGGCACAAAACACCAAGATAAAATGACGAAGTAAGCTTCGTTTATCCCTGACTTGGTATTCCCTTAACCCTAACCATCCTTTGGCTTCTCGGTAGAATACTTCCACCCAATTTCTTTCGGTGTAAGTCCTCACTATCCACGAAGCTGTTACTGTATCTGCCTCAACTACATTGGTGATGAAATAGTCAACCTCTGTTGCTTTTTCCATTGAACTTGCATTCATGATGATCGCCAAGTTCCTTTCTCCTTCTAGTTGAGATATTTTCGCTCTGAATACCGCTACCCAAACCGTTTTTTCTTTATCTAGATTTAGGGTGATTTTCTCCCAATCCTTTTCTGATAGGCTTTTTGCTAGTTGCTCAAGCTGGATTGTTTCTTCCACACCCCCTTCTTTTTCAATAATTACTTTTCGATTTTTTGCCAATCCTCCTAAGTATTTTAGCTTTCTTTCTTCCAGGGCTTTGAGAAAATTTGTGTTGTTGCCATAACCAGCATCTATTAAGACGATTTTCGGTCGATAGCCTCTGGTTAAGCTCCGGTCAATTAAATCTATCGCTATCTCCGGTTTCTTCTTAAATTCTTTGTCTTCTTTCCCCTCGGCTAAGGAACTAGCCGGTTGATAAATTTCAATGTCTAGGGGGACACTTTTTTTGCCGTCGTAGAGATGGGTAGTGACGGCGACTATTCCGTTGTCTGTCTTGCCAATTTCTCCTAGGTACTGCCTGCCAACTCCGGCGGTCAGATTGCCACTTTTTCGATGTCCTGAGTCATCGACAATCAGGGAAAATCCTCGGGGGATTTGCGTCTGGCGGCATTGGTTCATCACTTGCAACCGACATTCATTCACCTGACGGTCTGACCAGGGAGATTCGGTCAAAAAGTGATGTAATCGGTTATAAACTACTCCGACGGCATTATTGGCCATTTGAGTGAGGTTTTTCCGCTCACTTTCCCCTAATAATCCTCCTAAATATTGTCTGAAGCCGTTTTTTTGCGCTTCGTTTTTGAAGCAATTGTCAAACCGCCGACACCATCGGTCAAAGCATGGGGGCATCGCGGCTGGGGTTGTCTCTTTCATCGCTGATCTTTCAACGTAAAGTGCTTACTCTTTAACGATTATACTCGATTTGATCTTTATTTGGCGTTTAAGTCCCACTAGAGAACCCCATAACTCTAGTTTTCAAGGTGCGTTCATCGGTTGATGACTGGGTTTTTTAAGCGGTTGCTTACCCGGCCCCCTATTCTTAATATCATACATCCTATA is a genomic window containing:
- a CDS encoding transposase; protein product: MACTLLARWDSGYQEPWLVLTDLSPQRADALWYGLRPSTECVYRDLKSDGWQWQNTRLLDPERAERLWLAMAVATLWMVMLGGEAENQSPEPNLSPLPPQHTVFSKTLHLKPLRQLSCFLLGSITLVADLLKGLSIHLHRWSSFPPTPVDAFYYSPSS
- the crtD gene encoding C-3',4' desaturase CrtD; protein product: MTQITVIGAGIGGLTAAALLARRGYQVTVYDQALVPGGCASTFCRRGFTFDVGATQVAGLEVGGIHQRIFAELGIDLPDSVPCDPACAVFLPGETTAINVWRNPQKWQEERQKQFPGSEPFWQLLQKLFQASWRFQSRDPVLPPRNWWDLGQLISALRVDTAITFPFTLMTVGDALRLYGLETDKRLKTFLDLQLKLYSQVTADETALLYAATALAVSQSPQGLSHLQGSMQVLSDRLVAALEKYGGKLQMRHTVEKILTEKGKATGIIVRNQKNGQIHPEMADEIVANIPIQNLPQLIDREAIPSLYHRRIEKLPPASAAFVVYLGVDRAAIPPDCPPHLQFLYDDDGMIGENNSLFVSVSKEGDGRAPVGKATIIASSFTDTSLWWRKGEDNYQQLKAAYTQEAINRLGNYFHLSPDHIVHIESATPRTFERFTGRNQGIVGGIGQRLSTFGPFGVATRTPIPHLWLVGDSTHPGEGTAGVSYSALTVVRQIENKLLASS
- a CDS encoding histidine phosphatase family protein produces the protein MATRVIIVRHGQSSYNAEQKIQGRSDGSVLTEKGHLDAEKVGNALSQIDIAAFYCSPLQRAKSTAEVIQSRLNNSPVIQPTSQLLEIDLPIWENMVKEEVKAQYPQEYRDWHQKPHEFKMILPDGQEHYPVLSLYQQAQDFWREIIPQHEGKTILIVAHNGINRCLILSAIGIPVSLYHSLQQSNCCVNVLNFTGDFGDPVQVESLNQTAHLGIALPPPRPPFQGSRLLLVRHGETQWNRDKRFQGVRDIPLNDNGKAQAEKAAEFLRETAIDHAVTSPLSRPKETAQIILQYHPDVTLDTQVDLTEICHGLWEGKLEEEIEASFPGMLEDWKNAPETVQMPEGENLQEVWDRAIACWRQIVKTYSNSDSPKTIMVVAHDAINKVILCYLLGLKPANFWNIKQGNGAVSVIDYPKGVDSQPVLQAINITSHLGAGILDRTAAGAL
- a CDS encoding DUF4912 domain-containing protein; the encoded protein is MVPEYPPLDEMTLRQLRRVASQYSISRYSRMRKTQLIESITQAMGVSGNFKSIIKEEKPVEAAKFELGQANPIEDILGSVDDGLGDLPGGYGENRITLLPRDPQWAYAYWDIPNESKEDLRRQGGQQLALRLYDVTDIDLNSQGAHSVQEYLCDELAREWYLPIPVSDRDYVIDIGYRCADGRWLVLARSPLVRIPPVYPSDWIEDIFVTVNWEEELVGKTVYELVPPSKRYGSSAGTTGSPIYDQIFESVGDIEALRVAGSLFGSMQHVAGSVPMSEVISSYVFPSGVGMWAVPTVSGLTASGIGITASGIGMGASETLQRPRKFWLVADAELIVYGATEPDATVTIGGRPIKLNPDGTFRYQMSFQDGLIDYPIMAVAADGEQNRSIHMKFTRETPSRNTNTKDEAVLEWLF
- a CDS encoding acetolactate synthase large subunit codes for the protein MGELNTAELLVKCLENEGVEYIFGLPGEENLDVLEALKNSSIKFITTRHEQGAAFMADVYGRLTGKAGVCLSTLGPGATNLMTGVADANLDGAPLVAITGQVGTDRMHIESHQYLDLVAMFAPVTKWNKQIVRPGITPEVVRRAFKTAQSEKPGAVHIDLPENIAAMAADGHPLPLDSQEKVYASYRTLNMAAAVISKAKNPLILAGNGAIRANASEALTEFATALNIPVANTFMGKGVIPYTHPLALWAVGLQQRDLISCAFERSDLIIAVGYDLIEYSPKKWNPDGKLPIIHIGMTPAEIDSSYAPVVEVVGDITDSLIDILKRADRQNKPTPVTAGLKTEIRADYETYANDTGFPIKPQKLIYDLRQVMGPEDIAICDVGAHKMWMARQYHSDCPNTCIISNGFAAMGIAIPGAIAAKLVYPNKRIVAVTGDGGFMMNCQELETALRVGTPFVTLIFNDGGYGLIEWKQLNYFGTSSFIKFGNPDFVKFAESMGLKGYRVESTQDLIPTLEEAFRQEVPTVIDVPVDYGENLRLSQKSGDLSCQIWE
- a CDS encoding IS701-like element ISMae34 family transposase, producing MKETTPAAMPPCFDRWCRRFDNCFKNEAQKNGFRQYLGGLLGESERKNLTQMANNAVGVVYNRLHHFLTESPWSDRQVNECRLQVMNQCRQTQIPRGFSLIVDDSGHRKSGNLTAGVGRQYLGEIGKTDNGIVAVTTHLYDGKKSVPLDIEIYQPASSLAEGKEDKEFKKKPEIAIDLIDRSLTRGYRPKIVLIDAGYGNNTNFLKALEERKLKYLGGLAKNRKVIIEKEGGVEETIQLEQLAKSLSEKDWEKITLNLDKEKTVWVAVFRAKISQLEGERNLAIIMNASSMEKATEVDYFITNVVEADTVTASWIVRTYTERNWVEVFYREAKGWLGLREYQVRDKRSLLRHFILVFCAYTFILWHQLTGGLQRRWANRPLNTFVEALEAFRTAMSFRFFEWLTENRDVFAAYKASLGFVWA